One window of the Ictidomys tridecemlineatus isolate mIctTri1 chromosome 11, mIctTri1.hap1, whole genome shotgun sequence genome contains the following:
- the LOC120890581 gene encoding frataxin, mitochondrial encodes ASLNLHYLNQILNVKKQSVYLMPLRNSGTSGNLGSLDETAYERLAEETLDALPEFFEDLADKPCTLKDYDVSFGSGVLTVKLGGDLGTYVINKQTPNKQIWLSSPSSGPKRYDWTGKSWVYSHDGVSLHELLATELTKALKTELDLSSVVYSGKGT; translated from the coding sequence GCCAGTTTGAACCTCCACTACCTCAACCAGATTCTGAATGTCAAAAAGCAGAGTGTCTATTTGATGCCTTTGAGGAACTCAGGAACTTCCGGCAACCTGGGCTCTCTAGACGAAACCGCCTATGAAAGACTAGCAGAGGAAACACTGGACGCCTTGCCAGAGTTTTTTGAAGACCTTGCAGACAAGCCCTGTACACTGAAGGACTATGACGTCTCCTTTGGGAGTGGTGTCCTAACAGTTAAACTGGGTGGAGATCTAGGAACCTATGTAATCAACAAGCAGACCCCAAACAAGCAAATCTGGTTATCATCTCCCTCCAGTGGACCCAAGCGCTACGACTGGACTGGGAAAAGCTGGGTGTACTCCCACGATGGTGTGTCCCTCCACGAGCTGCTGGCCACAGAGCTGACTAAAGCCTTAAAAACTGAACTGGACTTGTCTTCCGTGGTCTATTCTGGAAAAGGCACTTGA